One Cucumis sativus cultivar 9930 chromosome 1, Cucumber_9930_V3, whole genome shotgun sequence DNA segment encodes these proteins:
- the LOC101223232 gene encoding dof zinc finger protein DOF5.6, with protein MGLTSLQVCMDSSDWLQGTMNEESGMDSSSLSGDMLSCSRPLTERRLRPQHDQALKCPRCDSTHTKFCYYNNYSLSQPRYFCKTCRRYWTKGGTLRNIPVGGGCRKNKKVSTTKKSNDSQQQQQQPQIQQPISQNHHLLHGPSSSSSSSLHHIHNPTDLHLSFPDQIQFPHFNPLTPNFTIGMLETHHHHHQQTRPIDFMDTKMEAIVGNNGHHYTTNTDHLAMVGGLTSDHHITAAAAAAAATNFHGICSPYGLSLDGNNINQMMIPYDQHQQNEDPNGMDVKPNTKLLALEWQDQGGCSEKVESYGYINGIGSSWNGMMNGYGPSTTNPLV; from the exons ATGGGTCTTACTTCTCTTCAAGTTTGCATGGACTCTTCTGATTGGCTTCAG GGTACAATGAACGAGGAGTCGGGGATGGATTCTTCGTCGTTATCGGGAGATATGCTATCGTGTTCAAGGCCATTAACAGAGAGGAGATTAAGGCCACAGCATGATCAAGCTTTGAAATGCCCAAGATGTGATTCAACTCATACCAAATTTTGCTATTACAACAATTACAGTCTCTCTCAACCTCGTTACTTTTGCAAGACTTGTAGAAGGTATTGGACTAAAGGTGGAACTTTAAGAAACATTCCTGTTGGTGGTGGTTgtagaaagaacaaaaaagtttccactacaaaaaaatccaatgattcacaacaacaacaacaacaaccacAAATTCAACAACCCATTTCTCaaaatcatcatcttcttcatggcccttcttcatcttcatcttcttcacttcATCACATTCATAACCCCACTGATCTTCATCTCTCATTTCCAGATCAAATTCAATTCCCACATTTCAATCCTCTCACTCCAAATTTCACCATTGGAATGCTTGAAACtcaccatcatcatcatcaacaaaCTCGACCCATTGATTTCATGGACACAAAAATGGAAGCCATTGTTGGGAATAATGGTCATCATTACACTACAAACACTGATCATTTAGCCATGGTTGGTGGGTTAACTAGTGATCATCACATtactgctgctgctgctgctgctgctgcaaCAAATTTCCATGGAATTTGCTCTCCTTATGGACTTTCACTTGATGGGAATAATATCAATCAAATGATGATTCCTTATGATCAACATCAACAAAATGAAGATCCAAATGGAATGGATGTCAAACCAAATACAAAGCTTTTGGCTTTGGAATGGCAAGATCAAGGAGGATGTTCAGAAAAAGTTGAATCTTATGGATATATAAATGGAATTGGGTCTTCATGGAATGGGATGATGAATGGATATGGACCATCAACAACCAACCCATTGGTGTAA